One part of the bacterium genome encodes these proteins:
- a CDS encoding DUF4131 domain-containing protein, whose translation MDSARFALNPPLLAWPVALGAGVMLYHAPYATPPVWCGLVLALLGLVAGAVECWRQRPAWMGLMLALASLGFSAAWWQVEQAYTPLIRYTIEDAIVQGRVAVMEPREKGVRVVLEDVMILKPAGMKAPRKVRLSSFMEMPLVELGDRIETRAQLQPLYAPILPGEYDPARVLYLDGIGGTGFITGKPRLVSSLSPSPSSQPSPARGERATVASSSTSATHTGRTLSVHVGEGWGEGGGAIREFFEKLRVAAGDEMAEALPPDMAGIGQAMMLGQNSAMKREVYDPLRQAGLAHIIAISGFHMALVAGIAMVALRRLLALIPWCARHWPLKSVAAFLSLVLVTGYLLLSGMPVSAVRSWIMIAVVMVAIMVGREVNPMRLLALAAVVLLVVNPAALLTAGFQMSFAAVWALLVLYHFWQPKVLVEPGARNIPALVRVMAKIGRDVVGIAAASLAAGLATAPFTLYHFHSVSFTGLVANMAVVPLASVWIMPFGMLALLLMPLGLAKYPLLAMGWGLRWMLDIAEWCNGRLGWLWEIPAIDAWPVVVLSLGAVVAMFRPRFGLAMAMVAVGWGAWQATHAEQKPEPVVLVTPTYLAMQDVEGHWWLDGRTREGNFIVKRWKERLAIAEWEYLCPQKFKDILPEKKTKSGKPRKPRKPRKDSKPKAPPKYDVCKDEVVLARIEPLRRCDREGCVYLLPDGYELDEVKDPIALGDACDWAREDAKRFILLRSGVDMQCGDRVLRVNDAVFQQRGPLAISIVNGKLVAEYARDGRVKRPWVP comes from the coding sequence ATGGATAGTGCCCGTTTTGCGCTGAATCCTCCCCTGTTGGCCTGGCCGGTGGCGCTGGGGGCGGGGGTGATGCTGTATCATGCGCCTTATGCCACGCCGCCCGTGTGGTGCGGGCTGGTGCTGGCGTTGCTGGGGCTGGTGGCGGGAGCGGTTGAGTGCTGGCGGCAGCGGCCTGCATGGATGGGGTTGATGCTGGCGCTGGCCTCACTGGGGTTTTCGGCGGCATGGTGGCAGGTGGAGCAGGCCTATACGCCGCTGATTCGTTACACGATTGAGGATGCCATCGTTCAAGGACGGGTGGCGGTGATGGAGCCGCGCGAGAAGGGCGTGCGGGTGGTGCTGGAGGATGTGATGATCCTGAAACCCGCGGGCATGAAGGCGCCGCGCAAGGTGAGGCTTTCCAGCTTCATGGAAATGCCGCTGGTGGAGCTGGGCGACAGGATCGAGACGCGGGCGCAGCTGCAGCCGCTTTATGCGCCGATCCTGCCGGGGGAATATGACCCGGCGCGGGTGCTGTATCTGGATGGGATCGGCGGGACGGGGTTCATTACGGGGAAGCCGCGGCTGGTCAGCTCGCTTTCACCATCCCCCTCATCTCAGCCTTCTCCTGCAAGGGGAGAGAGAGCGACCGTTGCTTCATCTTCTACCAGTGCAACACATACGGGCCGAACTCTCTCTGTCCATGTGGGAGAGGGATGGGGTGAGGGGGGTGGCGCGATACGCGAATTTTTTGAAAAACTGCGCGTGGCGGCGGGGGATGAGATGGCGGAGGCGTTGCCGCCGGATATGGCAGGCATCGGGCAGGCGATGATGCTGGGGCAGAATTCGGCGATGAAGCGGGAGGTGTATGACCCGCTGCGGCAGGCGGGGCTGGCGCATATCATTGCGATTTCGGGGTTTCATATGGCGCTGGTGGCGGGGATCGCGATGGTAGCGCTGCGGCGGTTGCTGGCGTTGATTCCGTGGTGTGCACGGCATTGGCCGTTGAAATCCGTCGCGGCGTTCTTGTCGCTGGTGCTGGTGACGGGGTATCTGCTGCTTTCGGGCATGCCGGTTTCGGCGGTGCGATCGTGGATCATGATCGCGGTGGTAATGGTGGCCATCATGGTGGGGCGGGAGGTGAACCCGATGCGGCTGCTGGCGCTGGCGGCGGTGGTGCTGCTTGTCGTCAACCCGGCGGCGTTGTTGACGGCGGGTTTTCAGATGTCATTCGCCGCCGTGTGGGCGCTGCTGGTGCTGTATCACTTTTGGCAGCCGAAGGTTTTGGTGGAGCCGGGGGCGAGGAATATCCCAGCGCTCGTACGGGTGATGGCGAAGATCGGGCGCGATGTGGTGGGGATTGCGGCGGCATCGCTGGCGGCGGGTTTGGCGACGGCGCCGTTCACATTGTACCATTTCCATTCGGTGAGTTTTACGGGGCTGGTGGCGAACATGGCGGTGGTACCGCTGGCGAGTGTGTGGATCATGCCGTTCGGGATGCTGGCTTTGCTGCTGATGCCGCTTGGGCTGGCGAAATACCCGCTGCTGGCGATGGGGTGGGGGCTGCGATGGATGCTGGATATCGCCGAGTGGTGCAATGGCAGGCTGGGGTGGTTGTGGGAGATTCCGGCGATTGATGCATGGCCTGTGGTGGTGCTTTCGCTTGGGGCGGTGGTGGCGATGTTCCGGCCACGGTTCGGGCTGGCGATGGCGATGGTTGCTGTTGGCTGGGGGGCGTGGCAGGCGACGCATGCGGAGCAGAAACCGGAACCGGTTGTGCTGGTGACGCCGACCTATTTAGCCATGCAGGATGTGGAAGGGCACTGGTGGCTGGATGGGCGCACGCGCGAGGGGAATTTCATCGTGAAGCGGTGGAAGGAGAGGCTTGCCATTGCGGAGTGGGAGTATCTGTGCCCGCAGAAGTTCAAGGATATTTTGCCGGAGAAAAAGACGAAGAGTGGGAAGCCGAGGAAGCCACGTAAGCCGCGCAAGGACAGCAAGCCGAAAGCCCCACCGAAATATGATGTGTGCAAGGATGAAGTGGTGCTGGCGCGGATTGAGCCGCTGCGGCGGTGTGATCGTGAAGGGTGCGTGTATCTGTTGCCGGATGGCTATGAGCTGGATGAGGTGAAAGACCCGATTGCCTTGGGGGATGCGTGTGATTGGGCGAGGGAGGATGCGAAGAGGTTTATCCTGCTGCGGAGTGGGGTGGATATGCAGTGTGGTGACAGGGTGCTGCGGGTGAATGATGCGGTGTTTCAGCAGCGGGGGCCGCTCGCGATATCCATCGTGAATGGGAAGCTGGTGGCGGAATATGCGCGGGATGGGCGGGTGAAGAGGCCGTGGGTGCCGTGA